A part of Paenibacillus donghaensis genomic DNA contains:
- a CDS encoding extracellular solute-binding protein: MSTKSAKLISTVLSLTLGLSLLAGCGGEANNNSSSKPAEGAAGNEIVDGKYKEPVKIKVARQLTADVTFRSGEDINNNPHKTWAKDKFNIDLDYVWTADSSSIDTKIRLMLSANEALPDVIQFRGSQDVADALIDSGKFLAINDLFEQYAGDSLKSALAEDPTVWNPYTRDG, translated from the coding sequence ATGAGCACAAAATCCGCTAAATTAATCTCCACGGTACTTTCACTTACGCTGGGCTTGTCCCTGCTGGCAGGCTGCGGCGGAGAGGCGAACAACAATAGCAGCAGCAAACCGGCTGAAGGGGCTGCCGGTAATGAGATTGTTGACGGGAAATACAAGGAGCCGGTCAAGATCAAGGTGGCCCGGCAGTTGACAGCGGATGTGACCTTCCGCAGTGGCGAGGATATTAACAACAACCCCCATAAGACGTGGGCCAAGGACAAATTCAACATTGACCTGGATTATGTGTGGACGGCTGACAGCAGCTCAATCGATACCAAGATCCGGCTGATGCTCTCGGCCAATGAAGCACTGCCCGATGTGATCCAGTTCCGCGGCTCGCAGGATGTGGCGGATGCGCTGATTGATTCCGGCAAGTTCCTGGCGATTAATGACCTGTTCGAACAGTATGCCGGAGACAGCCTGAAGAGTGCATTAGCTGAAGATCCTACAGTCTGGAATCCGTACACCCGTGATGGGTAG